A single region of the Halorussus gelatinilyticus genome encodes:
- a CDS encoding HAD family hydrolase, producing MRAIFFDLDGTLVALPDSFAELFAAALADHGVRADDERHEFFTEAFFERLDDCHPEPYRAAMSDLGEAFGLDAPAEELAESYAEREAAAIELRVGARETLDALAAAESAESAAADSTATDSTAGPTDTAVALGVLTNGGGRGQRRKLAVHGLADYFEAVVVSAEVGAGKPDPEIFAAARDAVPADEYVFVADDRDRDVRPAQRAGFTGVYVGESETEDANVDDAERPDHCVESLREVPALFEYGSGSLGG from the coding sequence GTGCGAGCGATATTCTTCGACCTCGACGGCACGCTGGTCGCGCTCCCCGACAGTTTCGCCGAACTCTTCGCGGCGGCGCTGGCCGACCACGGCGTCCGGGCCGACGACGAGCGCCACGAGTTCTTCACCGAGGCGTTCTTCGAGCGTCTGGACGACTGTCACCCCGAACCGTACCGCGCGGCGATGAGCGACCTCGGCGAGGCGTTCGGTCTCGACGCGCCCGCCGAGGAGTTGGCCGAGAGCTACGCCGAGCGCGAGGCGGCCGCGATCGAACTTCGGGTGGGTGCCCGCGAAACCCTCGACGCGCTCGCGGCGGCCGAGTCCGCGGAGTCGGCCGCCGCCGACTCGACCGCCACAGATTCGACCGCCGGCCCGACCGACACCGCCGTCGCGCTCGGCGTTCTGACGAACGGCGGCGGGCGCGGCCAACGCCGGAAACTCGCCGTCCACGGACTCGCCGACTACTTCGAGGCGGTCGTCGTCTCGGCGGAGGTCGGCGCGGGCAAGCCCGACCCGGAAATCTTCGCGGCCGCGCGAGACGCGGTTCCGGCCGACGAGTACGTCTTCGTCGCCGACGACCGCGACCGCGACGTGCGTCCCGCCCAGCGCGCCGGCTTCACCGGCGTCTACGTGGGCGAAAGCGAAACGGAGGATGCGAACGTGGACGACGCGGAGCGACCCGACCACTGCGTCGAGTCGCTCCGCGAGGTTCCCGCGCTGTTCGAGTACGGGTCGGGGTCGCTCGGCGGTTAA
- a CDS encoding ABC transporter substrate-binding protein encodes MGEDNPEFDSGRRKFLQASGAGAVALSFPGAADAADGATERSSTVVESTDATAQNVQDGGIFTMGMGQQPKGLNPLSTSSAYSWAILDMVYDAGTVVDPVEFKVRPNVYTDWTVEVPEGKANPQPDVYFNVRDGLTWTDGEKLTVEDVVFTYDYMKEQEPGRYASTIQPIKSVQKASKGDWDVHMKLKKPIGTYASNQLALPILPKHIWSDVNSYRDYAPTENGGPVGTGPGTVTKYAEATAIEVEFRDDYPLGELKWRDEVEKMRSGGPFLDAVRFKIFGSDSALQQAFLRGNIDSIYSTINVSKISKVKNNQGQKLVPGYDTGYNYFAYNMRRQPLDDATFRQATSMVFDDYYWTERLQEGYEYMGDFVMPPGFSAVRPEKASKNAKLLESPATNAFEFRQKEPGVPDYDGIKSFLTEGKVIDGDKGNYVGKQYPGTLTGVTGGQSKAKHDYSYGPVQSQVLRQKQGVEEEIRVNGKTIPEINGGPLQVFIYPAKDTPKLSKMAARWVDMMQKLGIPAVTKVMTFNTMLGRVYSQEDFDIYPMAWSDLSPFATGTLYNIFHSENADDHSKKEGYDQKNTTTQLNNAMGYGLVDAGADDLISRARSTMESQKRNQLARKAIERIYLDFPYMVIGYDKLMWPVNGAEFGGFVPEIPGPGAANLSVQLMQIHQSGGGNSTSGGGGNSTGGS; translated from the coding sequence ATGGGTGAGGACAACCCAGAGTTCGATTCCGGTCGGCGCAAGTTTCTTCAAGCAAGCGGCGCAGGAGCAGTGGCGCTCTCGTTCCCCGGCGCGGCGGACGCCGCGGACGGAGCGACCGAGCGGAGTTCGACGGTAGTCGAATCGACCGACGCGACGGCCCAGAACGTACAGGACGGCGGTATCTTCACGATGGGGATGGGCCAACAGCCGAAGGGGTTGAATCCGCTCTCTACCTCGTCGGCGTACTCGTGGGCGATTCTGGACATGGTGTACGACGCCGGAACCGTGGTGGACCCGGTGGAGTTCAAGGTTCGGCCGAACGTCTACACCGATTGGACGGTCGAAGTGCCTGAAGGGAAGGCGAATCCCCAGCCCGACGTGTACTTCAACGTCCGCGACGGGTTGACGTGGACCGACGGCGAGAAGCTGACCGTCGAGGACGTGGTGTTCACGTACGACTACATGAAAGAACAGGAGCCGGGGCGCTACGCTTCGACCATCCAGCCCATCAAGTCGGTTCAGAAGGCCTCGAAGGGCGACTGGGACGTTCACATGAAGCTCAAGAAGCCCATCGGGACCTACGCGAGCAACCAGCTCGCGCTGCCCATCCTACCGAAGCACATCTGGTCGGACGTGAACAGTTATCGTGACTACGCCCCGACGGAGAACGGCGGGCCGGTCGGCACCGGGCCGGGCACGGTCACGAAGTACGCCGAAGCGACCGCGATAGAGGTCGAGTTCCGCGACGACTACCCGCTGGGCGAGCTGAAGTGGCGCGACGAGGTGGAGAAGATGAGGTCGGGCGGACCGTTCCTCGACGCGGTCCGGTTCAAAATATTCGGGAGCGACTCGGCGCTCCAGCAGGCGTTCCTCCGGGGCAACATCGACAGCATCTACAGTACCATCAACGTCTCGAAGATTTCGAAGGTCAAGAACAATCAGGGCCAGAAGCTGGTGCCCGGCTACGACACGGGGTACAACTACTTCGCGTACAACATGCGTCGCCAGCCGCTGGACGACGCGACGTTCCGGCAGGCGACGTCGATGGTGTTCGACGACTACTACTGGACCGAGCGCCTGCAAGAGGGCTACGAGTACATGGGCGACTTCGTGATGCCGCCGGGCTTCTCGGCGGTCCGCCCCGAGAAGGCGTCGAAGAACGCCAAGCTCCTCGAATCGCCCGCGACGAACGCTTTCGAGTTCCGCCAGAAGGAACCGGGCGTACCGGACTACGACGGCATCAAGTCGTTCCTCACCGAGGGGAAGGTCATCGACGGCGACAAGGGCAACTACGTCGGCAAGCAGTACCCCGGCACGCTAACGGGCGTCACGGGCGGCCAGTCGAAGGCCAAGCACGACTACAGCTACGGTCCGGTCCAGTCGCAGGTCCTCCGCCAGAAGCAGGGCGTCGAAGAGGAGATTCGGGTCAACGGCAAGACCATCCCCGAAATCAATGGCGGGCCGCTGCAGGTGTTCATCTACCCCGCCAAGGACACGCCGAAGCTGTCCAAGATGGCGGCCCGATGGGTGGATATGATGCAGAAGCTCGGCATCCCGGCGGTCACGAAGGTCATGACGTTCAACACGATGCTCGGCCGGGTGTACTCTCAGGAGGACTTCGACATCTACCCGATGGCGTGGAGCGACCTCTCGCCGTTCGCCACGGGGACCCTCTACAACATCTTCCACAGCGAGAACGCCGACGACCACTCGAAGAAGGAGGGCTACGACCAGAAGAACACCACGACCCAACTCAACAACGCGATGGGGTACGGGCTGGTCGACGCCGGGGCCGACGACCTCATCTCGCGCGCTCGCTCGACCATGGAGTCCCAGAAGCGCAACCAACTCGCGCGGAAGGCGATAGAGCGCATCTACCTCGACTTCCCGTACATGGTCATCGGCTACGACAAACTGATGTGGCCGGTCAACGGCGCGGAGTTCGGCGGATTCGTCCCCGAGATTCCCGGTCCGGGAGCCGCGAACCTCTCGGTGCAACTGATGCAGATTCACCAGTCGGGCGGCGGAAACAGTACCAGCGGCGGGGGCGGAAACTCTACCGGCGGAAGTTAA
- a CDS encoding DUF7565 family protein: MSDWECGIDGCGEAFDDVEEAIVHQTTDHKRRECKVCGSVVPDGYFAIRHAFDEHSRAEYVRAYGASAAEVRQRERVRDAIEDDADLQQVVNRLDEVTGGL, translated from the coding sequence ATGAGCGACTGGGAGTGCGGCATCGACGGTTGCGGCGAGGCGTTCGACGACGTGGAGGAAGCTATCGTGCATCAGACGACCGACCACAAGCGCCGCGAGTGCAAGGTCTGTGGCTCGGTGGTTCCGGACGGCTACTTCGCCATCCGACACGCCTTCGACGAGCACTCGCGCGCGGAGTACGTCCGCGCCTACGGCGCGAGCGCCGCGGAGGTCCGCCAGCGCGAGCGCGTCCGCGACGCCATCGAGGACGACGCCGACCTTCAGCAGGTCGTGAACCGACTGGACGAAGTGACGGGCGGTCTCTGA
- a CDS encoding GNAT family N-acetyltransferase produces the protein MYVRDAKNREEVWLLDHIEEMGLDDTAFRSRDYVVAIDETSGEKAGFGRIRIHKTDDRELCELTSIGVLESWRGQGVGAHVIERLVEQARDHGFDAVFSLTGATDYLSQFGFRGVESSDLPEKLRERIDAKREETDPDAVGMVLDADEFVMPDRLRERFKRARPHEEEPEPEESAEDFGIDPNSATYKYDTGD, from the coding sequence ATGTACGTCCGGGACGCGAAAAACAGGGAGGAAGTCTGGCTGTTGGACCACATCGAGGAGATGGGTCTCGACGACACCGCGTTCCGCTCCCGCGATTACGTGGTCGCCATCGACGAGACCTCCGGCGAGAAGGCGGGATTCGGTCGCATCCGCATCCACAAGACCGACGACCGGGAACTCTGCGAACTCACCAGCATCGGCGTGCTGGAGTCGTGGCGCGGACAGGGCGTCGGCGCGCACGTAATCGAGCGACTGGTCGAGCAGGCCCGCGACCACGGCTTCGACGCCGTGTTCTCGCTGACGGGCGCGACCGACTACCTCTCGCAGTTCGGCTTCCGGGGCGTCGAGTCGAGCGACCTCCCCGAGAAACTGCGCGAGCGCATCGACGCCAAGCGCGAGGAGACCGACCCCGACGCGGTCGGGATGGTGCTGGACGCGGACGAGTTCGTGATGCCCGACCGCCTGCGCGAGCGGTTCAAGCGCGCCCGGCCTCACGAGGAAGAACCCGAACCCGAGGAGTCCGCCGAGGACTTCGGCATCGACCCCAACAGCGCGACCTACAAGTACGACACCGGGGACTGA
- a CDS encoding DUF892 family protein produces the protein MSTNSLSHLFQNELKDIYDAEQRIDEALGEMADEVEHDEIAQAFRDHQQETEGQIDRLEQVFDMIDASPGDEECEATQGMIEEHDEFVSSNPEQGEIDVFDVTAGQKTEHYEIATYGNLAKLADRLGMDEAGDLLHENLEEEEEFLDRLVDLTENYDYDQLT, from the coding sequence ATGAGCACGAACTCGCTTAGTCACCTGTTCCAGAACGAACTGAAAGACATCTACGACGCCGAGCAGCGCATCGACGAGGCGCTCGGCGAGATGGCCGACGAGGTCGAACACGACGAGATAGCGCAGGCGTTCCGCGACCACCAGCAGGAGACCGAGGGCCAGATAGACCGCCTCGAGCAGGTCTTCGACATGATCGACGCCTCGCCCGGCGACGAGGAGTGCGAGGCCACGCAGGGCATGATCGAGGAACACGACGAGTTCGTCAGCTCGAACCCCGAGCAGGGCGAAATCGACGTGTTCGACGTGACGGCGGGCCAGAAGACCGAACACTACGAGATAGCGACCTACGGCAACCTCGCCAAACTCGCCGACAGACTCGGCATGGACGAGGCGGGCGACCTCCTCCACGAGAACCTCGAAGAGGAAGAGGAGTTCCTCGACCGCCTCGTGGACCTGACCGAGAACTACGACTACGACCAGTTGACGTAG
- a CDS encoding sugar phosphate isomerase/epimerase family protein, whose translation MDVGVLTVPFGDDSLESTLDYLADIGVDAVELGVGGHPGEDHLAREAYLDDDEAQDRLSDLLDEYGMRVSALATHNNPLHPDDAIAEQADAELREAIELADQLDVNTVTCFSGLPAGSPNDETPNWITAPWPGEHAEAHEYQWEEVAIPYWRDLAGHAADHGVDVAIEMHPNMLVYEPSGMARLREATNERVGANFDPSHLYWQGIDVTEAIRFLGERDAIHHVHAKDTRIYDAEARTKGVLDTTSYDEVEDRSWLFRSVGYGHGEEHWKDVVSTLRMVGYDGALSIEHEDALTSSREGLEKAVDLLRRAVFREQPGEAYWAE comes from the coding sequence ATGGACGTAGGAGTACTCACCGTTCCGTTCGGAGACGACTCGCTCGAATCGACACTCGACTACCTCGCCGACATCGGGGTCGATGCGGTGGAACTCGGCGTCGGGGGCCACCCCGGCGAGGACCACCTCGCGCGCGAGGCGTATCTGGACGACGACGAGGCCCAGGACCGCCTCTCGGACCTGCTGGACGAATACGGGATGCGCGTCTCGGCGCTGGCGACGCACAACAACCCGCTCCATCCCGACGATGCAATCGCCGAGCAGGCCGACGCCGAACTCCGGGAGGCAATCGAACTCGCCGACCAGTTGGACGTGAACACGGTCACGTGCTTCTCGGGGCTTCCGGCGGGGAGTCCGAACGACGAGACGCCCAACTGGATTACGGCACCGTGGCCCGGCGAACACGCCGAAGCCCACGAGTACCAGTGGGAGGAGGTCGCCATCCCCTACTGGCGGGACCTCGCGGGTCACGCGGCGGACCACGGCGTCGATGTAGCCATCGAGATGCACCCCAACATGCTGGTGTACGAACCGTCGGGGATGGCCCGCCTGCGCGAGGCGACCAACGAGCGCGTCGGCGCGAACTTCGACCCCTCGCACCTCTACTGGCAGGGCATCGACGTAACGGAGGCGATTCGGTTCCTCGGCGAGCGCGACGCCATCCACCACGTCCACGCGAAGGACACCCGAATCTACGACGCGGAGGCCCGGACGAAGGGCGTCCTCGACACGACGTCCTACGACGAAGTCGAGGACCGCTCGTGGCTGTTCCGGTCGGTCGGGTACGGCCACGGCGAAGAACACTGGAAGGACGTGGTCAGCACGCTCCGGATGGTCGGTTACGACGGCGCGCTCTCCATCGAACACGAGGACGCGCTGACCAGTTCCCGCGAGGGACTGGAGAAGGCCGTGGACCTCCTCCGGCGCGCGGTGTTCCGGGAGCAACCCGGCGAGGCGTACTGGGCGGAGTGA
- a CDS encoding Gfo/Idh/MocA family protein, whose amino-acid sequence MTGDTSQRTIRVGIVGLGGIGHHHAERIADAPAQLVGGVDISPDARSRFASAYGVPTFETFDALYDEGIDAAIVTTPNKFHEEYAVQALESGIDVLLEKPLANTLESAERIAEASRDADAFCMVGFNNRFSPAVEVFKSYQREGRFGELTHVEANWVRRRGIPGRGSWFTSEEVSGGGALLDIGVHAIDLALHFLDFPEVVEVTGDTRSEFGDRDDYTYLEMYGEDVEDADFDVDDHASAYIRTADGKSVSLEVAWATNRPPTNDFVVQGTDGGATFDRESGDLTVHQVSDTGAPHFTDTEVETRTNDTHKREQRAFFEAVRAGEAPDRNTVEEALTVQRVIDAIYRSAETGRAVELADETDAATPERVRQ is encoded by the coding sequence ATGACGGGAGATACTTCACAACGTACGATTCGAGTCGGTATCGTCGGACTGGGTGGCATCGGCCATCACCACGCGGAACGCATCGCGGACGCGCCGGCACAGCTCGTCGGGGGCGTCGATATCAGCCCCGACGCTCGGAGTCGCTTCGCGTCGGCCTACGGCGTTCCCACGTTCGAGACCTTCGACGCCCTCTACGACGAGGGCATCGACGCGGCCATCGTCACGACGCCGAACAAGTTCCACGAGGAGTACGCCGTCCAAGCCTTGGAGTCGGGCATCGACGTCCTCTTGGAGAAACCGCTGGCCAACACGCTCGAGAGCGCCGAGCGCATCGCCGAGGCGTCCCGCGACGCCGACGCGTTCTGCATGGTCGGGTTCAACAACCGGTTCAGCCCCGCCGTCGAGGTGTTCAAGTCCTACCAACGGGAGGGCCGGTTCGGCGAGTTGACCCACGTCGAGGCCAACTGGGTCCGGCGGCGCGGCATCCCCGGCCGCGGGTCGTGGTTCACCTCCGAGGAGGTCTCGGGCGGCGGTGCCCTGCTGGACATCGGGGTCCACGCCATCGACCTCGCGCTCCACTTCCTCGACTTCCCCGAGGTGGTCGAGGTCACGGGCGACACCCGCTCGGAGTTCGGCGACCGCGACGACTACACCTACCTCGAAATGTACGGCGAGGACGTGGAAGACGCCGACTTCGACGTGGACGACCACGCCTCGGCGTACATCCGGACCGCGGACGGCAAGTCCGTCTCGCTGGAAGTCGCGTGGGCGACCAACCGCCCGCCGACCAACGACTTCGTGGTGCAGGGGACCGACGGCGGTGCCACCTTCGACCGCGAGTCCGGCGACCTGACGGTCCATCAGGTGAGCGATACCGGCGCGCCCCACTTCACGGACACCGAAGTCGAGACCCGGACCAACGACACCCACAAGCGCGAACAGCGGGCGTTCTTCGAGGCGGTCCGCGCCGGCGAGGCACCCGACCGCAACACGGTCGAGGAGGCCCTGACCGTCCAGCGCGTCATCGACGCCATCTACCGGTCGGCCGAGACCGGTCGCGCGGTCGAACTCGCCGACGAGACCGACGCCGCGACGCCCGAGAGAGTGCGCCAGTAG
- a CDS encoding ABC transporter ATP-binding protein: MGDVNLDDVTKAYGDVVAVNDMNLEIEDGEFVTLVGPSGCGKSTTLETIAGLTKPTSGTISIADREVTDLPPKDRGIAMVFQNIALFPHMDVYDNISFGLRLRDYPKDEIDRRVERASDIVQLEGMLDRMPDEMSGGQRQRVAIARAIVREPEVFLMDEPLANLDAKLRVHMRTELQRLHKELDTTIIYVTHDQAEAMTMSDRIAVIDGGELQQIAPPLVCYNEPANLFVAGFIGSPSMNFVEGEVTSSGLSTPDFDVAFDPEAVGVEPGDSVTLGIRPEDVHLADTAAGVPERTQPIDAKTDVLEPMGDEIFVYLLTGEGGEDTAMGGDAADVDQLLMSVAPDSDLDEDESVEVVFDRESVHLFDTRTGEAITHSLVADETDAAGDGEATPAEGDD; the protein is encoded by the coding sequence ATGGGAGACGTAAACTTAGACGACGTGACGAAAGCGTACGGCGACGTGGTCGCAGTGAACGATATGAACCTCGAAATCGAGGACGGCGAGTTCGTCACTCTGGTCGGCCCGTCGGGTTGTGGGAAGTCCACGACGCTGGAGACCATCGCCGGACTGACGAAACCGACCTCCGGTACCATCTCCATCGCCGACCGCGAGGTGACGGACCTGCCGCCGAAGGACCGAGGGATAGCGATGGTGTTCCAGAACATCGCGCTGTTCCCCCACATGGACGTCTACGACAACATCAGCTTCGGGTTGCGACTGCGCGACTACCCGAAAGACGAAATCGACCGTCGGGTCGAGCGCGCGTCGGACATCGTGCAGTTAGAAGGGATGCTGGACCGGATGCCCGACGAGATGTCGGGCGGCCAGCGCCAGCGCGTGGCGATTGCGCGAGCCATCGTCCGGGAACCGGAAGTGTTCCTGATGGACGAACCGCTGGCGAATCTCGACGCGAAGTTGCGGGTCCACATGCGGACGGAACTCCAGCGCCTCCACAAGGAACTGGACACGACGATTATCTACGTCACCCACGACCAGGCCGAAGCGATGACGATGTCCGACCGCATCGCCGTCATCGACGGCGGCGAACTCCAGCAGATCGCCCCGCCGCTGGTCTGCTACAACGAACCCGCTAACCTCTTCGTCGCCGGCTTCATCGGCTCGCCCTCGATGAACTTCGTCGAGGGCGAAGTCACGTCGTCCGGTCTCTCGACGCCCGACTTCGACGTGGCGTTCGACCCCGAGGCTGTCGGCGTCGAACCCGGCGACAGCGTGACGCTGGGCATCCGGCCCGAAGACGTGCATCTCGCCGACACCGCGGCGGGCGTCCCCGAACGGACCCAACCCATCGACGCGAAGACGGACGTGTTGGAGCCGATGGGCGACGAGATATTCGTCTACCTGCTCACGGGCGAGGGCGGCGAGGACACCGCGATGGGCGGCGACGCCGCCGACGTGGACCAGTTGCTCATGTCGGTCGCCCCCGACAGCGACCTAGACGAAGACGAGTCCGTCGAAGTCGTCTTCGACCGCGAGAGCGTCCACCTCTTCGACACGAGGACCGGCGAGGCCATCACGCACTCGCTGGTCGCCGACGAGACCGACGCGGCGGGCGACGGCGAGGCGACGCCGGCGGAGGGCGACGACTGA
- a CDS encoding carbohydrate ABC transporter permease produces the protein MAQQSDTVGLDADGDTSQGPFSRWASKAIQNPKRVYRAMFYVVTAFFLFTTLFPFYWLLVLAVTPNEAITSFGFPPVPHGFNPEAFITIFETVPLHIYVLNSFVLGLATTAIVLVVASLTGYVFGRLEFPGRRPLMLVILAVSYFPPAAFLLPLFQLFTGNVSIGLFGVSVSSPNLYNTPVPMVMPFTALFMPLSIFILTTFYGQIPDGLEDAARIEGTTRLGALFRVIMPLSAPGVATAGVLTFISVYNEFFFSFLMNDGQVASKLAQFFASQNNWAPLVQGILAYQGQYSQMYNLMAAASIVGVLPVAVLVVIAQEKIVSGLTAGALKE, from the coding sequence ATGGCTCAGCAGTCCGACACCGTCGGACTCGACGCCGACGGCGACACCTCGCAGGGACCGTTCTCGCGGTGGGCGTCCAAGGCCATCCAGAACCCCAAGCGCGTCTACCGGGCGATGTTCTACGTCGTGACGGCCTTCTTCCTGTTCACGACGCTGTTCCCGTTCTACTGGCTGTTGGTGCTGGCGGTGACGCCCAACGAGGCCATCACCAGCTTCGGCTTCCCGCCGGTGCCCCACGGGTTCAACCCCGAGGCGTTCATCACCATCTTCGAGACGGTGCCGTTGCACATCTACGTGCTGAACAGCTTCGTCCTCGGTCTCGCCACGACCGCCATCGTGCTGGTCGTCGCCAGCCTCACGGGCTACGTGTTCGGCCGACTCGAGTTCCCCGGACGGCGGCCCCTGATGCTGGTGATACTGGCGGTGTCGTACTTCCCGCCGGCGGCGTTCCTGTTGCCGCTGTTCCAGCTGTTCACCGGGAACGTCAGCATCGGGCTGTTCGGCGTCTCGGTGTCGAGCCCGAACCTGTACAACACGCCGGTCCCGATGGTGATGCCGTTCACGGCGCTGTTCATGCCGCTGTCCATCTTCATCCTGACGACGTTCTACGGCCAGATTCCGGACGGGCTGGAGGACGCCGCGCGCATCGAGGGAACGACGCGACTCGGCGCGCTGTTCCGAGTCATCATGCCCCTGTCGGCACCCGGCGTGGCGACGGCGGGCGTGCTGACGTTCATCTCGGTGTACAACGAGTTCTTCTTCTCGTTCCTGATGAACGACGGACAGGTAGCGTCCAAACTCGCCCAGTTCTTCGCGTCGCAGAACAACTGGGCACCGCTCGTACAGGGCATTCTGGCCTATCAGGGCCAGTACTCGCAGATGTACAACTTGATGGCGGCCGCGAGCATCGTCGGCGTGCTTCCGGTCGCGGTGCTGGTCGTCATCGCACAGGAGAAGATCGTGAGCGGACTGACCGCGGGAGCGCTCAAGGAGTGA
- a CDS encoding carbohydrate ABC transporter permease — protein MATEQSSDDFERESRRSGPYVRAVRWMENLGDTAFAYLLLIPALLILGVIAFWPLIRTFELSLHADQLVGAATVGEYVGLTNYVELLTGQRSALLVRPLLPTVVWNSQFPFLHGIQNPFTAALTVTFIFTIVSVLVETVIGFGQALVLDQDFRGRRWVRVAIILPWAVPIVIQGMIFFLLFQPNIGFLVDPLQNLGIFSATPLSNSVDSLLILVVADVWKTSAFMALLILAGLQSIDRNLYDVARVTGATKWQQFKMITLPLVLPTVLVAMLFRTIGALRIFGLIETVTSCSTVPSLSCLVVSAFSSRQYGTAAAIAFITAGIIAVAVSVYIAKFADVQGGGA, from the coding sequence ATGGCCACCGAACAATCGAGCGACGACTTCGAACGCGAGAGTCGCCGGAGCGGCCCGTACGTTCGCGCCGTCCGCTGGATGGAGAATCTCGGCGACACGGCGTTCGCGTACCTGCTCCTGATTCCGGCGCTGCTCATCCTCGGCGTCATCGCGTTCTGGCCCCTCATCAGGACGTTCGAGCTGTCGCTCCACGCCGACCAACTCGTCGGGGCCGCCACCGTCGGCGAGTACGTCGGCCTGACGAACTACGTCGAGTTGCTCACCGGCCAGCGGTCGGCGCTGTTGGTGCGGCCCCTGCTCCCGACCGTGGTGTGGAACTCCCAGTTCCCGTTCCTCCACGGCATCCAGAACCCCTTCACGGCGGCGCTGACGGTGACGTTCATCTTCACCATCGTCAGCGTCCTGGTAGAGACGGTCATCGGGTTCGGACAGGCGCTGGTGCTGGACCAGGACTTCCGGGGCCGACGCTGGGTCCGGGTCGCCATCATCCTGCCGTGGGCGGTGCCCATCGTGATTCAGGGGATGATTTTCTTCCTGCTGTTCCAGCCCAACATCGGGTTCCTCGTGGACCCGCTCCAGAACCTGGGCATCTTCTCGGCGACGCCGTTGTCGAACAGCGTGGACTCGCTGCTCATCCTCGTGGTCGCGGACGTGTGGAAGACCTCTGCGTTCATGGCCCTGCTCATTCTGGCGGGCCTCCAGAGCATCGACCGCAACCTCTACGACGTGGCCCGCGTCACGGGCGCGACCAAGTGGCAGCAGTTCAAGATGATAACCTTGCCGCTGGTCCTGCCGACGGTGCTGGTCGCGATGCTGTTCCGCACCATCGGCGCGCTCCGGATATTCGGTCTCATCGAGACCGTGACGAGTTGTAGCACGGTGCCGTCGCTGTCGTGTCTGGTCGTCTCGGCGTTCAGTTCGCGCCAGTACGGGACCGCGGCCGCGATCGCGTTCATCACCGCGGGCATCATCGCCGTCGCGGTGTCGGTGTACATCGCCAAGTTCGCCGACGTTCAGGGAGGTGGTGCCTGA